The following proteins come from a genomic window of Chlamydiales bacterium:
- the lpdA gene encoding dihydrolipoyl dehydrogenase, which yields MKKFDLIVVGAGPGGYVAAIRAAQRGLKVACVEKHALGGTCLNVGCIPSKALLHSTEYYDKILSEGKEHGIEIQGLKINLETMMKRKEKIVANLIHGIHFLFKKYQVDQLIGKASLLSPNSLSVNGQSYSSQHILLATGSEPIPMDSLPFDQRHIFSSTDLLSFSHIPKKLLIVGGGIIGLELGSIYQRMGTEIEVVELFDRLTPFFDYEISEILLKMFSKRGMVFHFKEKVIRGNIEGNTVELLLESNKRLKGEGVLFAIGRRPYTKGLGLEKVGIQTDPKGRIPVDGSFRTSIPTIYAIGDLINGPMLAHKASEEGMAVVDLICGDKVKIDYMTIPNIMYTWPEVASVGMTEEAARQSGLSLRIGKIPFQMIPRARCSGDTEGIVKLIGEKKNDRLIGMQIMGPNASEMIHEGVIAIKKEMTLLEIARISHAHPTCSEAIKEAAMLAHHQAIHL from the coding sequence ATGAAAAAATTTGATTTGATTGTCGTTGGGGCAGGTCCCGGAGGCTATGTAGCTGCCATTCGAGCCGCTCAACGTGGCTTAAAAGTGGCTTGTGTAGAAAAACATGCTCTTGGTGGAACTTGTCTTAATGTAGGATGTATTCCTTCTAAAGCCCTTCTTCATTCTACAGAATATTATGATAAAATTCTTTCGGAAGGTAAAGAACATGGAATTGAAATTCAAGGTCTTAAAATCAATCTTGAGACTATGATGAAGCGTAAAGAAAAGATTGTGGCTAATCTAATTCATGGAATTCACTTTCTTTTTAAAAAATATCAAGTGGATCAGTTGATTGGAAAAGCGAGTTTATTATCTCCAAATTCTCTTTCTGTCAATGGTCAATCTTATTCAAGTCAACATATTCTCTTAGCCACGGGATCAGAACCGATCCCCATGGACTCTCTACCTTTTGATCAAAGACATATTTTCTCTTCCACAGATTTACTCAGTTTTTCTCATATCCCTAAAAAACTGTTAATTGTTGGAGGGGGGATCATTGGATTAGAGCTTGGTTCAATTTATCAACGTATGGGTACAGAAATAGAGGTGGTTGAACTCTTCGATCGTCTAACTCCTTTTTTTGACTATGAAATCTCTGAGATATTGTTAAAAATGTTCAGTAAAAGAGGAATGGTATTTCATTTTAAAGAAAAAGTGATTAGAGGAAATATCGAAGGAAATACTGTTGAACTGTTACTTGAATCTAATAAGCGGTTAAAAGGAGAGGGTGTCTTATTCGCTATTGGAAGACGCCCTTATACAAAGGGCCTTGGATTAGAAAAAGTAGGCATTCAAACTGATCCTAAAGGAAGGATTCCTGTAGATGGATCATTTCGCACCTCTATCCCTACCATTTATGCGATAGGAGATCTCATCAATGGACCTATGCTTGCTCATAAGGCTTCAGAAGAGGGAATGGCCGTGGTAGATCTTATCTGTGGAGATAAGGTGAAGATCGACTATATGACCATTCCTAATATCATGTATACATGGCCAGAAGTTGCTTCTGTGGGAATGACAGAAGAGGCTGCGCGACAATCAGGACTCTCTCTAAGAATCGGTAAAATACCTTTTCAGATGATTCCAAGAGCACGTTGTAGTGGAGATACTGAAGGGATAGTCAAATTAATTGGAGAGAAAAAAAACGATCGACTCATCGGGATGCAGATCATGGGACCCAATGCCTCTGAGATGATTCATGAGGGAGTGATCGCCATCAAAAAGGAAATGACGTTATTAGAAATTGCACGAATTTCACATGCCCATCCCACATGCAGTGAAGCAATCAAAGAAGCTGCTATGCTAGCTCATCACCAAGCGATTCATCTCTAA
- a CDS encoding iron-sulfur cluster assembly accessory protein, giving the protein MEKKEPITPEMTIADVFSKYPEKSQRLAQKMTQAGLHCTSCSAATWETIEAGILGHGMSKEAMDRLIEELNEILQEETPLDTITLTPKAAEKFRQFAKEEGQPDAALRFGDTAGGCGGFQYLLDFSDAPTEEDLLYESEGIEIHIKKGMVDRLIGSVIDYVDGLQGAGFKVSNPNVKSACGCGQSQGY; this is encoded by the coding sequence ATGGAAAAAAAAGAACCAATTACACCCGAGATGACGATCGCAGACGTTTTTTCTAAATATCCTGAAAAAAGCCAACGTTTAGCACAAAAAATGACACAAGCAGGTCTCCATTGTACAAGTTGCAGTGCTGCCACTTGGGAGACAATTGAAGCGGGTATCCTCGGGCATGGGATGAGCAAAGAAGCCATGGATCGACTCATTGAGGAACTCAACGAAATTCTTCAAGAAGAGACCCCTCTCGATACAATTACCCTGACTCCAAAAGCAGCTGAAAAATTCCGTCAATTTGCTAAAGAAGAAGGTCAACCAGATGCCGCATTGCGTTTTGGAGATACAGCTGGTGGATGTGGAGGATTTCAATATCTTCTCGATTTTTCTGATGCTCCCACTGAAGAAGATCTCCTATATGAATCAGAAGGGATTGAAATTCATATTAAAAAAGGAATGGTTGACCGTTTAATCGGCTCAGTAATCGATTATGTAGATGGGCTACAAGGCGCAGGATTCAAAGTCTCCAACCCTAATGTAAAATCCGCATGCGGTTGCGGACAGTCACAAGGCTATTAA
- a CDS encoding 2Fe-2S iron-sulfur cluster-binding protein, with translation MGKIIFQDSDEEYEVNDGDSIANVCEEAGVPFACTEGVCGTCVIKVEEHMENLSPFTQEEEDFLGEMEDERLACQCKLKKGCVKISF, from the coding sequence GTGGGTAAAATAATCTTTCAAGATAGTGACGAAGAATATGAAGTGAATGATGGAGATTCAATTGCAAATGTCTGTGAAGAAGCAGGCGTGCCTTTTGCATGTACTGAGGGCGTTTGTGGAACCTGTGTCATTAAAGTAGAAGAACATATGGAAAATCTCTCTCCATTCACCCAAGAAGAAGAAGATTTTTTGGGTGAAATGGAAGATGAACGATTGGCTTGTCAATGTAAGTTGAAAAAAGGATGCGTAAAAATTTCATTCTGA
- a CDS encoding EscU/YscU/HrcU family type III secretion system export apparatus switch protein, producing MNQEKTEPPTKRKLKKARMKGEIAKSSFFAGALIFMGAILCIWGSATLLGSRFITSMQNGLRNFEMEGAFAKVMGPLIYPVILIMVGIFLLSIIAHLLQTGWVWSIETLYPRWHKPKREYRFVMPILYMILMIGGTYFAIKRGLNLEIFFISVKEQGKFFFKNIMRFSSIVGIFSILLGLCDFFYQKSRYYKRMYMTPQEKNEELREAEGNPHLKGLLRKRH from the coding sequence ATGAATCAAGAAAAAACAGAACCACCAACAAAACGTAAGCTGAAAAAAGCACGGATGAAAGGGGAGATCGCTAAGTCTTCTTTTTTTGCAGGCGCCCTTATATTTATGGGAGCAATACTTTGCATCTGGGGATCAGCTACCCTTTTAGGAAGTCGATTTATCACAAGTATGCAAAATGGTTTAAGGAACTTTGAGATGGAAGGGGCTTTTGCAAAGGTCATGGGTCCTTTAATTTACCCAGTGATTCTCATCATGGTAGGGATTTTCCTTCTGTCGATTATCGCCCATTTACTTCAAACAGGTTGGGTTTGGTCTATAGAAACTCTTTACCCTAGGTGGCATAAACCAAAGAGAGAATATCGATTCGTAATGCCAATCTTATACATGATTCTTATGATAGGGGGGACCTATTTTGCGATCAAAAGGGGGCTAAATTTGGAGATTTTTTTCATTTCAGTTAAAGAGCAAGGAAAATTTTTTTTTAAAAACATCATGAGATTTTCATCTATAGTGGGAATTTTCTCGATCCTTCTAGGGCTTTGTGATTTTTTCTATCAAAAATCACGCTATTACAAACGGATGTATATGACTCCTCAGGAAAAAAATGAGGAACTAAGAGAAGCAGAAGGGAATCCTCATTTAAAAGGGCTTTTAAGAAAACGTCACTAA
- a CDS encoding flagellar biosynthesis protein FlhA, with the protein MGEIFYRLRRLVTDTDAVLAIGVLGLVLLLIVPIPPFLLDTLICFSIVFSVMALLLTLYIENALEFSALPSLLLFLTIYRLGLNITSTRMILTDGEGGDIIKTFGGFVTAGNLVVGLILFALLTIINFTVVTKGAGRIAEVAARFMLEALPGKQLAIDGELTGGLINQEQAKAAREKIAQEAEFYGAMDGASKFVRGDAIVGLVITCVNICGGLVVGLTMKGMTWQTCFAIFTRLTIGDGLVSQIPALFTSIAAGIMVTRASCGSLGKTLTKQVFHHPKVLLMAGGTMVLLSFVPGMPMLVMVPIGAIFLICSYFQFKADTPLDQREKKPTSSLFVHPLEIELGYEVVSLAEAFLQNLPKIRKTIGRHLGVSVPYVHITDHAELGPTAWRMRVKGMVVASGREANLQILIKIFTEIAEEHIYELLNRQDIAQMIQDVKCYDSAVVEELIGKKLTIGQLVKVLQNLLKEKIPIRDFVTILEILADHAKGERSDIMELTEAVRMGLSRGISEEFFGKTHIAYAITVDPKVEQILDVSKGKIRPAMFNKLMTSLVKLTEEAEQRGIHPILITTVTTRAKLKKIIENKFPQLPVLSYKEVGQDVEVKEIGHLSQEVLI; encoded by the coding sequence ATGGGGGAGATTTTTTATCGTCTACGTAGGCTGGTTACAGATACAGATGCTGTTTTAGCTATTGGGGTATTAGGGCTTGTTCTTTTGCTGATTGTTCCTATTCCTCCATTTTTACTGGATACGTTGATTTGCTTTAGTATTGTCTTTTCTGTCATGGCTCTTTTATTAACCTTATACATAGAAAATGCCTTAGAGTTTAGTGCGCTTCCATCACTTTTATTGTTTTTAACGATTTATCGCTTAGGATTGAATATCACCTCGACTCGTATGATTTTAACAGATGGAGAAGGAGGGGATATTATCAAGACATTTGGTGGATTTGTGACAGCAGGAAATTTGGTGGTGGGTTTAATCCTATTTGCCCTGCTTACTATTATTAATTTCACTGTAGTCACAAAAGGAGCAGGAAGAATTGCAGAAGTTGCAGCTCGATTTATGCTAGAAGCTCTTCCAGGAAAGCAACTCGCAATTGATGGGGAACTTACAGGAGGATTGATTAATCAAGAGCAAGCTAAAGCAGCTAGAGAAAAAATTGCTCAGGAAGCTGAATTTTATGGAGCCATGGATGGGGCATCAAAATTTGTGAGAGGAGATGCTATTGTCGGTCTTGTTATTACCTGTGTGAATATTTGTGGAGGGTTAGTTGTTGGGCTCACTATGAAGGGGATGACATGGCAAACTTGCTTTGCGATTTTTACACGTTTAACGATAGGAGATGGATTAGTTTCTCAAATTCCAGCTCTTTTCACTTCTATTGCAGCAGGAATCATGGTGACACGTGCCTCTTGTGGCAGTCTAGGAAAAACTTTGACTAAACAAGTTTTCCATCATCCAAAAGTACTATTGATGGCGGGTGGAACAATGGTGCTTTTGAGTTTTGTTCCAGGAATGCCTATGCTAGTGATGGTACCTATTGGAGCGATATTTTTGATTTGTTCTTATTTTCAATTTAAAGCAGATACTCCATTAGATCAGAGAGAAAAAAAACCCACATCTTCTCTCTTCGTTCATCCTTTAGAAATTGAACTTGGATATGAGGTGGTCTCATTAGCTGAGGCTTTTCTACAAAATTTACCCAAGATCCGAAAAACGATTGGAAGACATTTAGGTGTTTCAGTACCTTACGTTCATATTACAGATCATGCTGAACTTGGACCAACTGCTTGGCGCATGCGTGTGAAGGGGATGGTTGTGGCCTCAGGTAGAGAAGCAAATTTACAGATTCTAATCAAAATATTCACGGAAATTGCTGAAGAACATATTTATGAGTTATTAAATCGACAGGATATTGCGCAGATGATTCAAGATGTTAAATGTTATGATTCAGCTGTTGTGGAAGAGTTAATTGGAAAAAAGCTTACGATAGGTCAACTTGTTAAAGTTTTGCAGAATTTACTTAAAGAGAAGATTCCCATTCGGGATTTTGTCACGATTTTAGAAATTTTAGCAGATCATGCGAAAGGAGAACGTAGTGATATTATGGAATTAACAGAGGCTGTAAGAATGGGTCTGTCTAGAGGGATCTCTGAAGAATTTTTTGGAAAAACACATATTGCTTATGCCATTACAGTCGACCCAAAGGTAGAACAAATTCTTGATGTATCCAAAGGGAAGATACGCCCTGCTATGTTTAATAAACTCATGACCTCTTTGGTCAAGCTCACAGAAGAAGCAGAACAACGAGGGATTCATCCTATTTTAATTACTACGGTGACTACTCGTGCAAAACTCAAAAAAATCATAGAAAATAAATTTCCCCAGCTTCCTGTGTTATCTTACAAAGAAGTAGGACAAGATGTAGAAGTTAAAGAAATTGGTCATCTATCACAAGAAGTTTTAATTTGA
- a CDS encoding FliA/WhiG family RNA polymerase sigma factor yields MNEIKNDHNLIKDLWTRYQETRDTEYRDELILHYLYLVKYVVGRLAAGLPAHIKLDDLYSSGVTGLIRSIEKYDHLRNIKFESYAGLLIKGAIIDEMRELDWIPRSVHQKANEISKAQEKLQQELGRNPNDEELSSVMGLNKEELGNLLNRVRPAVLISLNREERDEEENAPLSERIPDSRGHTSVEIAERNESALILANAIEGLPKQEKQVLNLYYYEELMLKEIGKIMGISESRVSQIHTKALLKLRTRLCRAKF; encoded by the coding sequence TTGAATGAAATAAAAAACGATCACAATTTAATCAAGGATCTTTGGACACGCTATCAAGAGACCAGAGACACTGAATATCGTGATGAATTGATTCTTCATTATCTTTATCTTGTTAAATATGTTGTAGGGCGTCTAGCTGCTGGATTACCTGCTCATATTAAGCTGGATGATCTTTATTCTTCTGGTGTGACTGGTTTAATTAGATCGATTGAAAAGTACGATCACTTACGAAATATTAAATTTGAAAGTTATGCCGGTTTACTGATTAAAGGGGCGATTATTGATGAAATGCGCGAGCTTGACTGGATTCCTCGTAGTGTGCATCAAAAAGCCAATGAAATTTCAAAGGCCCAAGAAAAATTGCAACAGGAACTAGGTCGTAATCCAAATGATGAAGAATTATCTTCAGTCATGGGCCTCAATAAAGAAGAGCTTGGAAACTTACTCAATCGGGTACGTCCCGCAGTGCTTATCTCATTAAATCGCGAAGAAAGGGATGAAGAAGAAAATGCTCCTTTATCAGAGAGAATTCCTGATTCACGTGGACATACGAGTGTTGAAATAGCAGAACGCAATGAGTCTGCTTTAATATTAGCGAATGCGATTGAGGGTTTACCTAAACAGGAAAAACAGGTTTTAAATCTCTATTATTATGAGGAATTGATGCTTAAGGAAATTGGAAAGATTATGGGGATTAGTGAATCAAGAGTTTCTCAAATTCACACAAAGGCGCTTCTAAAGTTGCGTACTAGGCTCTGTCGTGCCAAGTTTTAG
- a CDS encoding NlpC/P60 family protein translates to MAKTIIPVTDLNQKPIPVIPRNFGQNLLRASQLLFNEEVKILKKQDNWLYVAALEQYVFISKKWKPYEGWVKIEAIGEGRISPKFVVCQTEGIYPYGTYLETPLPETRQLSKHLNRQQLIEEAYLFLDTPYLWGGRSSYLSNPVASVDCSGLINLLYRAQGLMIPRNAHDQFLFGKQIHDLQPGDPLYFARDKRISHVILKLEEDLFIEAPSSGKAIRLLRLGKEIEEKKGEWRIFDSPHVYKGYPISLERSDQCLFK, encoded by the coding sequence ATGGCCAAAACAATTATCCCTGTTACCGATTTAAACCAAAAACCGATTCCAGTGATTCCAAGAAATTTTGGACAAAATCTCTTGCGTGCATCACAACTCCTTTTTAATGAAGAGGTCAAAATTCTTAAAAAACAAGACAATTGGTTATACGTAGCTGCGCTTGAACAATATGTTTTTATATCTAAAAAATGGAAACCTTATGAAGGATGGGTAAAAATAGAAGCCATTGGGGAAGGGAGGATTTCTCCAAAATTCGTTGTTTGTCAAACAGAAGGAATCTACCCTTATGGGACTTACCTAGAAACTCCTCTTCCGGAAACACGTCAATTATCTAAACACTTAAACCGCCAACAACTCATAGAAGAGGCCTATCTATTTTTAGATACCCCATATTTATGGGGGGGGCGTTCCAGCTATTTATCTAATCCAGTAGCGAGTGTGGATTGTTCTGGACTCATCAACCTGCTTTATCGAGCTCAAGGCTTGATGATTCCAAGAAATGCTCATGATCAGTTTTTATTTGGAAAACAAATCCATGATCTTCAACCAGGCGATCCTCTCTATTTTGCAAGAGATAAAAGAATCTCTCATGTTATTCTAAAACTTGAAGAGGATCTTTTTATAGAAGCCCCTAGTTCAGGGAAAGCCATACGCCTACTGAGATTGGGTAAAGAGATTGAAGAAAAAAAAGGAGAGTGGCGAATATTTGATTCTCCTCATGTCTACAAGGGATATCCGATTTCCCTAGAGAGATCGGATCAATGTTTATTTAAATAA
- a CDS encoding LL-diaminopimelate aminotransferase gives MVKRNKNFSLLKKNYLFSQMRHHTQNVDDLINLSIGNTSEPIPSMITHAMEQAANRLSSRSGYTGYGESEGHLALREKISEVIYQHRVSAEEIFISDGAKCDIGRLQILFSGSTIAVQNPTYPVYLDTGLFLNQSIVYMDCLPENHFFPDTFPKADIIYLCSPNNPTGSVISFAKLKKWIQKAKENHAFIIFDAAYAGFIRDHSLPRSIYEIEGADQVAIEVSSFSKFIGFTGVRLGWSVIPYQLKYRDGGSVQKDFSRIVTTFFNGASNIAQAGGLAALNYPQEIQKLSDYYLENARLIKQAIALKGLTVYGGEHAPYLWVNFGHHKSWEIFQMLLEETRVVATPGLGFGSCGEGFLRFSAFGHRELILKAIKRIQTKWPKQLSLLPI, from the coding sequence TTGGTTAAACGCAATAAAAATTTCTCTCTTCTGAAAAAAAACTATCTTTTCTCTCAGATGAGACACCATACCCAGAATGTAGATGACTTAATTAATTTAAGTATCGGAAATACCTCAGAACCTATCCCATCTATGATTACACACGCCATGGAACAAGCAGCTAATCGATTGAGTTCTCGATCGGGTTACACGGGATATGGAGAATCTGAGGGGCATCTTGCTTTGCGTGAAAAAATTTCTGAAGTGATCTATCAACACAGGGTTTCTGCAGAAGAAATTTTCATTTCTGATGGAGCGAAATGTGATATTGGACGTCTTCAAATCCTTTTTAGCGGATCAACAATTGCCGTGCAAAATCCTACCTATCCAGTTTATTTAGATACGGGTCTTTTTTTAAACCAATCGATTGTATATATGGATTGCTTGCCAGAAAATCATTTTTTTCCAGATACATTTCCCAAAGCGGATATCATTTATTTATGTAGTCCAAATAATCCAACGGGTTCTGTTATCTCCTTTGCTAAACTAAAAAAATGGATTCAAAAGGCAAAAGAAAATCATGCTTTTATCATATTTGATGCAGCCTATGCAGGGTTTATCCGAGATCATTCTTTACCTCGTTCTATTTATGAAATTGAAGGAGCTGACCAAGTCGCAATTGAAGTCTCTTCATTCTCAAAATTCATTGGATTTACAGGAGTACGTCTTGGCTGGAGTGTGATACCTTACCAGCTAAAATATCGTGATGGAGGGTCTGTACAAAAAGATTTTTCACGTATTGTGACAACATTTTTTAACGGCGCTTCAAATATTGCTCAAGCTGGTGGATTAGCTGCTCTTAACTATCCTCAAGAAATTCAGAAATTAAGTGATTATTATTTAGAAAATGCCCGTCTCATTAAACAAGCAATTGCACTTAAAGGATTGACAGTCTACGGAGGAGAACATGCGCCCTATTTATGGGTGAATTTTGGACATCATAAGAGCTGGGAGATCTTTCAGATGCTTCTAGAAGAGACAAGAGTAGTAGCAACTCCTGGATTAGGATTTGGATCATGTGGAGAAGGTTTTTTGCGTTTTAGTGCTTTTGGTCATCGAGAACTGATTTTAAAAGCCATTAAAAGGATTCAGACAAAATGGCCAAAACAATTATCCCTGTTACCGATTTAA
- a CDS encoding aspartate-semialdehyde dehydrogenase: MKIPVGILGASGLIGQNYLAMLQDHPWFEIGCLATSKTRSHEKSVDPSQFMMKNYPVSSLEDFPHLPIIFSALPDLIAAKIEKQLANQGSWVISSASYHRKTHPMIIPEINPHHIQGNHLITKPNCAIQSFLLPLAPLHKIAQIRSLAVTTLQATSGTGYPGIAFSKIHDNILPYIEGEEEKIESEPLKILEADFPISAHCNRVPIFHGHMVCVSVSFNKQLTFDEILSIWHQPSSLHLPSAPKFPIVYHHSPERPQPQLDRDYEKGMGVSIGRLRSCPLLDWRFTALSHNAIRGGAGNGILIAEYLKEAGYLG; encoded by the coding sequence ATGAAAATACCTGTTGGGATACTAGGAGCAAGTGGATTAATTGGACAAAACTATCTTGCGATGCTTCAAGATCATCCATGGTTTGAAATTGGATGTTTAGCAACTTCTAAGACTAGATCTCATGAAAAATCAGTCGACCCATCTCAATTCATGATGAAAAACTACCCAGTTTCTAGCCTAGAAGATTTCCCTCACTTGCCTATTATCTTTTCTGCACTTCCTGATTTAATAGCTGCAAAAATTGAAAAACAATTAGCTAATCAAGGATCTTGGGTGATTTCAAGTGCTTCATATCATCGTAAAACCCACCCCATGATTATTCCTGAGATCAATCCCCATCATATTCAAGGAAATCACTTGATTACTAAACCTAATTGCGCAATCCAGTCTTTTCTTCTCCCTCTTGCGCCTTTGCATAAAATCGCTCAAATTCGTTCTCTTGCAGTGACCACACTCCAAGCAACTAGTGGTACAGGATATCCTGGAATTGCTTTTTCAAAGATTCATGATAATATTCTTCCTTATATAGAAGGAGAAGAAGAAAAAATTGAAAGTGAACCCTTAAAAATTCTTGAAGCTGACTTTCCTATTTCAGCCCATTGTAACCGAGTTCCCATTTTTCATGGGCATATGGTCTGTGTTTCAGTTTCTTTTAACAAACAGCTTACTTTCGATGAAATTCTGTCTATTTGGCACCAACCCTCTTCTTTACACCTCCCTTCAGCACCAAAATTTCCCATAGTCTACCATCATTCTCCTGAACGTCCTCAACCTCAACTTGATAGAGATTATGAAAAAGGGATGGGTGTTTCTATTGGACGTCTTCGCTCTTGTCCTCTTTTAGACTGGCGATTTACAGCTCTTTCTCATAATGCGATTAGAGGTGGAGCTGGAAATGGAATTTTAATTGCAGAATATTTGAAAGAGGCAGGCTATCTTGGTTAA
- the dapA gene encoding 4-hydroxy-tetrahydrodipicolinate synthase produces MTCYTALITPFNKEGKLDEEGFEKILSLQASVDGVVVFGTTGETLTLSLQEKHAMFLQTKRSALPFMAGCGLSSTTQTIDNLGVAADYGAHSALVITPCYNRPTQEGLFQHFKTLAMHSPLPIIIYNIPKRSGVNLNETTLKRLLQFPRITGIKEASGELSQISDIISLKKDHPEFKVYAGDDLWSLPVMALGGDGVISVASNLVPKIIKDLINTCKKGDFFHAQKMHHELIPLFKALSFETNPIPIKAAMEMVGLPAGPPRLPLTPLDQSYLPLLKSIIEPFFKIQS; encoded by the coding sequence ATGACATGTTATACTGCACTCATTACACCTTTTAACAAGGAAGGCAAGCTAGATGAAGAAGGATTTGAAAAGATTCTCTCTCTTCAGGCTTCAGTTGATGGAGTGGTGGTTTTTGGGACAACTGGTGAAACACTAACGCTTTCATTGCAAGAAAAACATGCAATGTTTTTGCAAACCAAAAGATCTGCTCTTCCATTTATGGCTGGATGTGGCCTCTCTAGCACAACTCAAACAATTGACAATCTAGGTGTTGCAGCTGATTATGGGGCACATAGTGCTCTTGTGATTACTCCCTGTTATAACAGACCTACTCAGGAAGGGTTATTTCAACATTTTAAAACTCTGGCGATGCATTCACCTCTTCCGATTATTATCTATAATATTCCAAAAAGAAGTGGCGTTAATCTTAATGAAACAACTTTGAAAAGATTATTACAATTTCCTAGGATTACTGGGATCAAAGAAGCTTCTGGAGAGCTTTCACAGATTTCTGATATCATTTCTTTAAAAAAAGATCACCCAGAATTTAAAGTGTATGCAGGCGATGACTTATGGAGTCTGCCAGTCATGGCATTAGGAGGAGATGGAGTCATTTCTGTCGCAAGCAATCTTGTGCCAAAAATCATAAAAGATCTAATAAATACCTGTAAAAAGGGGGACTTTTTTCATGCTCAGAAGATGCATCATGAACTCATTCCTCTTTTTAAAGCATTAAGTTTCGAAACAAATCCTATTCCAATTAAAGCAGCAATGGAGATGGTTGGATTACCAGCGGGTCCACCTCGCCTGCCCCTAACTCCACTTGATCAATCTTATTTACCTTTATTAAAATCGATTATCGAACCTTTTTTCAAAATACAATCATGA
- a CDS encoding dihydrodipicolinate reductase C-terminal domain-containing protein — MKFICFGSGKMAKSIARIANIRGHETVSSLKEADVCIDFSVATAVLEHVKKACKEKVPIVIGTTGWEQDIPTAQKIVQESKNAALYAPNFSIGVAQFRKLLIEARRLFPNYEIAGLEMHHKEKKDAPSGTAKILAKDLGLSSFSTIRLGSIIGQHEVLFDSPSETISIKHEAKNRDGFALGAIQAAEWIHNQIGWLTLDDMLYCTHYTF, encoded by the coding sequence ATGAAATTTATCTGTTTTGGCTCCGGAAAAATGGCAAAGTCGATTGCACGTATTGCGAATATACGTGGCCATGAAACGGTCTCTTCTCTTAAAGAGGCAGATGTCTGTATTGATTTTTCTGTAGCTACCGCTGTGCTTGAACATGTCAAAAAAGCGTGTAAAGAGAAAGTGCCTATCGTCATAGGAACAACTGGTTGGGAGCAAGATATACCTACTGCACAAAAAATTGTTCAAGAAAGTAAAAATGCTGCTCTTTATGCACCGAATTTTTCAATTGGAGTGGCTCAATTTCGCAAGCTTCTGATCGAAGCACGTCGTCTGTTTCCTAATTATGAAATTGCTGGTTTGGAAATGCATCATAAAGAGAAAAAAGATGCTCCTTCTGGAACAGCTAAAATCCTTGCGAAGGATCTTGGGCTCTCTTCTTTTTCCACCATCCGTTTGGGTTCTATCATAGGGCAACATGAAGTGTTATTTGATTCTCCTTCTGAAACTATTTCCATTAAACATGAAGCAAAAAATCGAGATGGATTTGCTTTGGGTGCGATTCAAGCAGCTGAATGGATTCATAATCAAATAGGATGGTTAACACTAGATGACATGTTATACTGCACTCATTACACCTTTTAA